One window from the genome of Terrimicrobium sacchariphilum encodes:
- a CDS encoding LacI family DNA-binding transcriptional regulator, with protein sequence MSLRQIARQAGVSVYTVSKALRGPTGVNQETRKRILTIAKKLGYVRDPSLSNALAYARRPDKPIYRETLAFLADLPQDRYASMPWLKEICDGASQRARELGYTLDCFSYPSTERDQQALSRQILARGIRGLIISPGITTIPFHLKFDWSKFAAVEIGQTLVDSKLTNITRDSVEDFHAMFVELLIRGYKRIGLAVSNREEMRHGWVILSAYLTFQYRHPKITHLPPLSNFSSSNLEKWLKRSRPDVVVTNGQWLQTGPYKLDNSIDVCRIDAFGGTDSGLRPDYSNMGWTAVNALALNLQHREIHITTRSQSITIPNAWREGSCLRFRPLDSPAMPLSLHEQSN encoded by the coding sequence GTGAGCCTGAGACAGATCGCCCGACAGGCGGGTGTGAGTGTGTATACCGTGTCGAAGGCCTTGCGAGGTCCGACAGGGGTGAACCAGGAAACCCGCAAACGCATCCTCACGATCGCTAAGAAACTCGGATATGTGCGCGATCCCAGCCTATCCAACGCCCTGGCCTATGCCCGACGACCGGACAAGCCCATCTACCGCGAGACCCTGGCCTTTCTCGCCGATCTACCCCAGGATCGATATGCCTCCATGCCGTGGCTAAAGGAGATCTGCGACGGCGCCTCACAGCGCGCGCGGGAACTTGGGTATACGCTCGACTGCTTCTCGTACCCCTCCACGGAAAGGGACCAGCAAGCCCTCTCCCGGCAGATCCTGGCGCGAGGCATCCGCGGTTTGATCATCTCGCCCGGCATTACCACCATACCGTTTCACCTAAAGTTTGACTGGTCAAAGTTTGCAGCCGTTGAGATTGGCCAGACCCTCGTTGATTCCAAGCTGACTAATATCACACGCGACTCCGTCGAGGACTTCCACGCCATGTTCGTGGAACTCCTAATTCGCGGCTACAAGCGCATCGGACTCGCTGTGTCCAACCGCGAGGAGATGAGACACGGCTGGGTAATTCTTTCCGCCTATCTCACGTTCCAGTATCGGCATCCGAAAATCACACACCTCCCTCCCCTATCGAATTTCTCGTCTAGCAACTTGGAAAAGTGGCTCAAAAGAAGCCGACCCGACGTAGTCGTAACCAATGGACAATGGCTTCAAACCGGGCCATATAAGCTGGACAACTCCATTGATGTCTGCCGCATCGATGCCTTTGGGGGTACTGACTCGGGACTACGACCGGACTACTCCAACATGGGCTGGACGGCAGTGAATGCGCTCGCACTCAATCTCCAGCACCGCGAAATCCATATAACAACTCGCTCCCAGTCCATAACCATACCAAATGCATGGAGGGAAGGCTCATGCCTTAGGTTCCGTCCCCTCGATTCCCCAGCAATGCCTCTCTCGCTTCACGAGCAGAGCAACTAG
- a CDS encoding prepilin-type N-terminal cleavage/methylation domain-containing protein, with protein MMPEICRSSAPRRLDQGFTLIEVLAVIVILGVLAAMVIPAISSVRARGHAVACMSNLRQVGLGMELYLQENRGYYPEIYGKGTEPTKTWMWKLGPYLDFPENAMGPSPLAKAAGVFVCPDPSFNRKTRNASYAYNVAIDWSPWFYRKSAVPEPRKTFLVVEADVNSDYFSPFATADVSRRHPGHTANFLFVDGHVEALSQTIPATDTRWRWGN; from the coding sequence ATGATGCCCGAAATTTGCCGTTCCTCTGCGCCCCGCCGCCTTGATCAGGGCTTTACTTTGATCGAAGTGCTTGCGGTCATCGTCATCCTTGGGGTGCTTGCGGCGATGGTGATTCCCGCAATATCCTCGGTGCGGGCTCGAGGGCATGCTGTCGCGTGCATGTCTAATCTGCGGCAAGTCGGACTCGGGATGGAACTCTACCTACAGGAAAATCGCGGATACTATCCGGAGATCTACGGCAAGGGTACGGAGCCGACAAAGACGTGGATGTGGAAACTGGGGCCCTACCTGGATTTTCCAGAAAATGCCATGGGACCCTCTCCCTTGGCCAAGGCGGCTGGGGTGTTCGTCTGCCCAGATCCATCTTTTAATCGCAAAACTCGTAACGCCTCCTACGCCTACAATGTCGCCATCGACTGGTCACCGTGGTTCTACCGGAAAAGCGCGGTGCCGGAGCCGCGCAAGACATTTCTGGTGGTTGAGGCCGATGTAAACAGCGACTACTTCTCACCCTTTGCGACGGCTGATGTCTCGCGACGTCACCCGGGACATACCGCCAATTTCCTTTTCGTCGATGGCCATGTCGAAGCGTTGTCTCAAACCATACCGGCGACTGACACCCGCTGGCGGTGGGGGAATTAA
- a CDS encoding glycoside hydrolase family 5 protein: MIGLVLAHCSLRAGDLGALQSLSPAAGGSFVLGDLAFSLAHFDSTWRRVDQTDFKTEQGYPRVENGEWKTRGAMKLSDSSSLLVEETISEGRDGAIHVRYDVEKLGDIPTQVLCVTTSLPIEASAGREIKVNGSPQVLPNDFENTVLFTGVARDLALPGASGEISVNGGRYAYIQDDRRWGGEAFQIRIPLVHEGDDSRYSIELTLREIPYESWPVSIKEKVNRGWKDPVAADGKGGWTDQGPLNDMSVLPSGPLKLHGINFDLLPQASQDERTCLVLTGRESGNDGFLREVAIPVEGRSPAALYLLHASAWLPDGNGQVGSLEAVFADGTVEEFPILANRDVGDWWGPVPLSNGAVGWTGLNQSSNVGLYISRFDLPGKPLREIRLKGSGRALWMVAGLSVSNDRIQLPSNQPTVVKAGGEWVPFAHRLDIDKGSVFDFSFLNEGPAGQWGFLKVSPAGRFEFEKKPGELVRFWGANLCFEANFPSHDLADRVADRLARSGYNVVRLHHYDAGLVRPGGRSYEFDPERLDRMEYLIAALKKRGIYISIDLYSMRKFRVDEIPDLGRDFDHEIKQLIPLSEKAFDSWKRFAQALLQHVNPYTGLSLADDPVLVGICPVNEDSPLELPRGDEPLAQLYRQAFEKWKDGQPAEVVAAHPAAELRFLMDLHLRTDDRLRATLRDLGAKAPITGANFHELEMLTLARERYDYVDTHMYWDHPLFVGALWKLPFRFNQTSAVRYESSLPRLLMPTRVLGRPFTVTEFNFVMPNMYRAEGALLAPSYASLQGWDAMFNFDYASSDVRLDTIGIGSIFDLSTDPIGMLADRFSALVFRRGDVRPATTVIGFVPGADRMFGVEGTRPRDFPREFSRLGLVAKIGVLPTVGGDALSVRARVFDDPALLKEKGGDSDYLVDGSLVARLIRDGVLPAGSLTDKSGSALIKSETGEIELDPSRGMFALATPRSAGFVLPGGEVGRGDFLSVRNGPAFGVFCVASVDGKALVESRRILLLHLTDVLNKGMKFQDSNRRLLAELGEMPHLAHRASATVELALPAGTWRAWSVRTDGSRVKEISLGEKDGRRVLDLSTGRGDGAGFSYEITREDEAGS, from the coding sequence GTGATCGGACTTGTGCTGGCGCATTGCTCTTTGCGGGCTGGAGACCTCGGGGCTTTGCAGAGTCTTTCCCCGGCAGCGGGAGGTAGCTTTGTTCTGGGCGATCTGGCGTTTTCCCTGGCGCATTTTGATTCGACGTGGAGGAGGGTCGACCAGACGGATTTCAAGACGGAGCAGGGCTATCCGCGTGTGGAAAACGGGGAGTGGAAGACCCGAGGCGCAATGAAGCTCTCCGACAGCAGCAGCCTGCTGGTGGAGGAAACCATAAGCGAAGGCCGCGATGGCGCGATCCATGTCCGCTACGACGTGGAGAAGCTGGGAGACATCCCGACGCAGGTGTTGTGTGTGACCACCTCGCTGCCGATAGAGGCCTCTGCAGGCCGGGAGATAAAGGTTAATGGCTCCCCTCAGGTGCTTCCTAACGACTTTGAGAACACGGTCCTCTTTACTGGGGTTGCGCGCGATCTGGCGCTGCCGGGTGCTTCCGGAGAAATTTCGGTGAATGGAGGCAGGTACGCTTACATCCAAGATGACCGTCGTTGGGGAGGGGAGGCGTTCCAGATACGCATCCCGCTGGTTCATGAGGGAGACGACTCCAGGTACTCGATCGAGTTGACCTTACGCGAGATCCCCTACGAGAGCTGGCCCGTGTCGATCAAGGAAAAGGTAAATCGCGGATGGAAGGATCCGGTCGCTGCGGACGGCAAAGGGGGGTGGACCGATCAGGGCCCTCTGAATGACATGAGCGTGCTGCCTTCCGGTCCCCTCAAGCTCCACGGAATCAATTTTGATCTGCTGCCCCAGGCCTCGCAAGATGAGCGCACCTGTCTCGTGCTCACCGGGCGAGAGTCGGGCAATGACGGCTTTCTGCGGGAGGTCGCGATCCCGGTCGAGGGGAGGTCTCCTGCGGCCCTGTATCTCCTGCACGCGAGTGCCTGGTTGCCGGATGGCAACGGGCAGGTCGGCTCGCTCGAGGCGGTATTTGCGGATGGAACGGTCGAGGAGTTCCCCATCCTGGCCAACCGCGACGTGGGGGACTGGTGGGGGCCTGTGCCGCTATCCAATGGCGCCGTGGGCTGGACCGGGCTCAACCAGAGCAGCAATGTCGGATTATATATTTCGCGCTTCGATCTGCCCGGTAAGCCGCTGCGGGAGATAAGGCTGAAAGGCTCGGGGCGCGCTCTTTGGATGGTCGCCGGATTGTCTGTTTCCAATGATCGGATCCAGCTCCCGAGTAATCAGCCCACTGTTGTCAAGGCCGGGGGGGAGTGGGTGCCTTTTGCCCATCGACTTGATATCGACAAGGGAAGCGTCTTTGACTTCTCGTTCCTGAACGAAGGCCCAGCCGGGCAATGGGGATTCCTCAAGGTCTCTCCTGCTGGCAGATTTGAGTTCGAGAAGAAACCCGGGGAGTTGGTCCGCTTTTGGGGTGCGAATCTTTGCTTTGAGGCAAACTTCCCCAGCCACGATCTGGCGGATCGTGTGGCGGATCGCCTTGCTCGGTCCGGATACAATGTTGTCCGACTGCACCATTACGATGCGGGTTTGGTGCGACCGGGGGGCAGGTCGTATGAATTCGACCCGGAGCGGCTTGATCGCATGGAGTACCTGATCGCCGCGTTGAAGAAGCGGGGCATCTATATTTCTATCGATCTGTATTCGATGCGGAAATTCCGCGTGGACGAGATTCCCGATCTGGGGCGCGATTTTGACCACGAGATCAAACAACTCATCCCGCTTTCGGAGAAGGCGTTTGATTCGTGGAAGCGTTTTGCCCAGGCTCTCCTCCAGCACGTCAATCCGTACACCGGCTTATCGCTGGCTGATGATCCGGTGCTGGTCGGGATATGTCCGGTCAATGAAGATTCTCCGCTAGAGCTGCCTCGTGGGGATGAACCCTTGGCGCAGCTTTACCGGCAGGCTTTTGAAAAATGGAAGGACGGGCAGCCTGCCGAGGTGGTCGCCGCGCACCCGGCTGCGGAGCTGAGATTCCTGATGGACCTGCACCTGCGCACGGATGATCGCCTGCGCGCGACCTTGCGGGATCTCGGCGCAAAAGCTCCCATCACGGGTGCGAATTTCCACGAATTGGAAATGCTCACCCTGGCCCGGGAACGCTACGACTACGTCGATACCCATATGTACTGGGATCATCCGCTCTTCGTCGGAGCGCTGTGGAAGCTGCCTTTCCGGTTTAACCAAACCAGCGCGGTCCGTTACGAATCTTCGCTCCCGCGGCTACTCATGCCGACCCGCGTGCTCGGGCGACCGTTTACCGTGACGGAGTTCAACTTCGTCATGCCCAACATGTATCGGGCGGAGGGAGCGCTCCTCGCTCCTTCCTACGCCTCGCTGCAAGGGTGGGATGCCATGTTTAATTTCGACTATGCATCAAGCGATGTTCGGCTGGACACCATCGGGATCGGAAGTATTTTTGATTTATCGACTGATCCTATTGGAATGCTGGCGGATCGTTTCAGCGCCCTCGTCTTCCGACGGGGCGATGTCCGACCAGCCACTACCGTAATCGGATTCGTACCCGGTGCGGACCGGATGTTTGGCGTTGAGGGGACTCGGCCCCGGGATTTTCCCCGGGAGTTCTCCCGTCTGGGCCTTGTCGCGAAAATCGGTGTGCTGCCCACGGTTGGAGGAGATGCTCTGTCAGTAAGGGCGAGGGTGTTTGATGATCCGGCTCTGCTCAAAGAGAAGGGCGGAGACAGTGATTATCTTGTCGATGGTTCCCTCGTCGCACGGCTCATCCGGGATGGCGTGCTGCCCGCGGGTTCGCTGACCGACAAGTCGGGCAGTGCGCTGATCAAAAGTGAAACAGGGGAGATCGAACTTGATCCGTCGCGCGGCATGTTTGCCCTTGCGACGCCGCGTAGCGCGGGATTTGTGCTGCCCGGAGGAGAGGTGGGGCGGGGGGACTTCCTCAGTGTTCGTAACGGTCCGGCGTTTGGCGTTTTCTGCGTCGCGTCTGTCGATGGCAAGGCTCTGGTAGAAAGCCGCCGCATCCTCCTCCTGCACCTCACTGATGTGCTGAATAAGGGAATGAAGTTCCAGGATTCGAATCGCCGGTTGCTAGCGGAACTGGGGGAGATGCCGCATCTGGCGCATCGGGCGTCGGCGACTGTGGAGCTGGCTTTGCCTGCAGGGACTTGGCGGGCCTGGAGCGTTCGTACGGACGGCTCCCGGGTCAAAGAGATTTCTCTCGGTGAAAAAGACGGCCGCCGGGTTCTTGATCTCTCTACCGGGCGAGGTGATGGCGCGGGGTTCTCGTACGAGATCACCCGGGAGGATGAGGCCGGTAGCTAA
- a CDS encoding PEP-CTERM sorting domain-containing protein (PEP-CTERM proteins occur, often in large numbers, in the proteomes of bacteria that also encode an exosortase, a predicted intramembrane cysteine proteinase. The presence of a PEP-CTERM domain at a protein's C-terminus predicts cleavage within the sorting domain, followed by covalent anchoring to some some component of the (usually Gram-negative) cell surface. Many PEP-CTERM proteins exhibit an unusual sequence composition that includes large numbers of potential glycosylation sites. Expression of one such protein has been shown restore the ability of a bacterium to form floc, a type of biofilm.), whose protein sequence is MKVTTISHRVAMLPAVLLAAGSLFLCTQATHAAAIYLETFPGNSSANAAMSTIGWTAYKGASATNITSTTGGSQYVAIANLAGNPGPAIGFLAIVNSGSPQPAAESYATFQTGLSLANPTTISWNMNGNGPASPLRLLVQVSGSWYATDSTFIPTSFTSGANFTNAPAQDVYRSFNFTTDKSAWRSFTFSQGVGMSVGNTTISSDLASSTITGIGFYADLSSGSVLRVDQLQVVPEPGSAALLLGAGAMFVLLRVRRRTA, encoded by the coding sequence ATGAAAGTAACCACCATATCTCATCGTGTCGCCATGTTGCCGGCCGTCCTGCTGGCCGCGGGATCCCTCTTTCTCTGCACCCAGGCTACCCATGCCGCGGCGATTTACCTGGAGACGTTTCCCGGCAATAGCTCCGCCAATGCCGCGATGAGCACGATCGGCTGGACCGCATACAAGGGCGCCTCTGCAACAAACATCACCAGCACGACGGGAGGCAGCCAGTATGTGGCCATCGCCAATCTGGCCGGAAATCCCGGACCTGCGATTGGCTTCCTCGCGATCGTCAATAGCGGGAGTCCTCAGCCGGCGGCCGAGTCTTACGCCACTTTCCAGACGGGACTCAGCCTGGCAAATCCCACTACGATTTCGTGGAACATGAATGGCAATGGACCCGCGTCCCCGTTGCGACTTCTCGTCCAGGTAAGCGGTTCCTGGTATGCCACGGATTCCACCTTTATTCCGACCAGCTTTACGAGCGGTGCAAACTTTACGAACGCACCGGCGCAGGATGTCTATCGCTCCTTTAACTTTACCACCGATAAGTCCGCGTGGCGCTCGTTTACCTTCTCCCAAGGCGTCGGGATGAGTGTAGGCAATACGACAATCTCCTCCGATCTGGCTTCGTCGACGATCACGGGCATCGGGTTTTACGCCGACCTGTCGTCGGGATCCGTCCTCCGTGTCGATCAGCTTCAGGTGGTTCCCGAGCCGGGCTCAGCCGCTCTGCTCCTTGGCGCCGGTGCGATGTTCGTCCTTCTCCGCGTTCGCCGCCGGACTGCCTAA
- a CDS encoding glycoside hydrolase 5 family protein, whose amino-acid sequence MDQRLDSIRFGVNYIPRENWWYAWNDFSQDSIARDLDAIAALGADHLRIMLVWPYLQPNRGWVSPAHLDRLDQLMVLTAERNLDVCPALYTGWLSGWPFRPVFDEGRDFYREPAMREPSELYMRACAERLNQHANFLGFDLGNEMNGCWKTPDPRDGDLWMEHFLSLAEELCPQAMHVNGVDHQPWFYPETFTPGFLAQRQRLIALHCWVEFTGALQRGDHRQRASVQLVPAMAALARKYAGDMAKPIWLQEFGATSHWMPEAEIPAFLEASVRAAVAGGVGRITWWASHDISPKFQFPEIEYDMGLLDTSNRPKKVGETFRDLAKELSGRALTIPDWGGLPELPVASPDKTQSELHQQTWRWIEEVQGIISP is encoded by the coding sequence ATGGATCAGCGACTCGACAGCATTCGCTTCGGGGTAAACTACATCCCACGCGAAAACTGGTGGTATGCCTGGAACGACTTTTCTCAAGACTCGATCGCCCGCGATCTCGACGCCATCGCCGCGCTCGGTGCGGATCATCTTCGCATCATGCTGGTCTGGCCTTACCTTCAGCCAAATCGCGGCTGGGTGAGTCCCGCGCATCTAGATCGGCTCGATCAGCTCATGGTTCTCACGGCGGAGAGAAATCTCGATGTCTGCCCCGCCTTGTACACGGGCTGGCTGAGCGGCTGGCCCTTCCGTCCTGTATTTGATGAGGGCAGGGATTTTTACCGCGAGCCTGCCATGCGCGAGCCCTCCGAGCTCTACATGCGAGCCTGCGCGGAACGGCTGAACCAGCATGCAAACTTTCTCGGGTTTGATCTCGGCAACGAAATGAATGGCTGCTGGAAGACGCCAGACCCCCGCGATGGCGATCTCTGGATGGAGCATTTCCTATCCCTCGCTGAGGAGCTTTGTCCGCAGGCGATGCATGTGAATGGCGTCGATCACCAGCCCTGGTTTTATCCCGAGACGTTTACGCCTGGATTCCTCGCGCAGAGGCAGCGCCTTATCGCCCTGCATTGCTGGGTCGAGTTTACCGGTGCTCTCCAGCGCGGCGATCACAGGCAACGTGCCAGCGTGCAGTTGGTGCCGGCGATGGCGGCCTTGGCGCGAAAGTACGCGGGTGACATGGCCAAGCCTATCTGGCTTCAGGAGTTTGGTGCGACATCTCACTGGATGCCGGAGGCGGAAATTCCAGCCTTCCTGGAGGCTTCCGTGCGCGCTGCCGTAGCTGGAGGCGTGGGGCGCATCACGTGGTGGGCGAGCCACGATATTTCACCAAAGTTCCAGTTTCCTGAAATCGAGTATGATATGGGCTTGCTGGATACCTCCAACCGCCCGAAGAAAGTCGGGGAGACTTTCCGCGATCTGGCAAAGGAACTCTCCGGAAGGGCATTGACGATTCCGGATTGGGGGGGACTTCCGGAGTTGCCCGTTGCTTCGCCTGACAAGACACAATCCGAGCTCCATCAGCAGACCTGGCGGTGGATCGAGGAGGTGCAAGGCATCATCTCGCCGTAG
- a CDS encoding MFS transporter, with translation MSERHRIAPTDRIPLGQKVAFGAGNCADYFASGLTIGVLWMPYFNIGLGIDPAKLGLILMVLQAWNAVMDPVMGNLSDNARTRWGRRRPFMFVGAILTAAISPWIWRPPTEWGENAMVAYLIIVGMVFYTAFSSWAMAYYGLQLELTPNYDERTRLTAWITLFGKLSGLLGGWAMAILAGPLFANPDTGKPDIVHGMKVCSWFVAVLILVVGLLPALFVKERYYEAETKFQSREPFWQSIRESIQCHPMWMLISLSFFLVVGSSAVGTLGQYVNIYYVCHGDLAVSSIITGWKSCAMVITGILCIPLYTWLGERYDKKNVVGFMLAASLLGHVLNYFLMTPKMPYLQIIPGIFESCAIAAVWLFVPSMKADVADYDELKTTRRREGALNAFYSWFIKAALTCSMGLGGLVLNVSGFDVRKASNQSSEVLHSMLLLYVGLPLVIWACGLIFVWLYPLDRKRMIAIRQQLEARRGAL, from the coding sequence ATGAGTGAGCGTCATCGGATTGCCCCGACCGACCGGATTCCCCTGGGCCAGAAGGTGGCGTTTGGTGCGGGGAATTGTGCGGACTACTTTGCCTCCGGTTTGACGATCGGCGTCCTGTGGATGCCGTATTTCAATATCGGTCTGGGCATCGATCCGGCGAAGCTCGGCCTCATCCTGATGGTGCTCCAGGCGTGGAATGCCGTGATGGACCCCGTCATGGGAAATCTGTCCGATAACGCCCGCACCAGATGGGGGCGACGCCGTCCCTTCATGTTTGTCGGGGCGATCCTCACGGCGGCGATCTCGCCCTGGATCTGGCGCCCGCCGACGGAGTGGGGGGAGAATGCGATGGTCGCTTACCTGATCATTGTCGGCATGGTTTTCTATACGGCGTTTTCGAGCTGGGCGATGGCTTATTATGGACTCCAGCTGGAGCTGACTCCCAACTACGATGAACGCACGCGCCTTACGGCCTGGATCACGTTGTTTGGCAAGCTGAGCGGTCTCCTGGGGGGCTGGGCAATGGCCATCCTCGCCGGTCCGTTGTTTGCGAATCCCGATACGGGTAAGCCGGACATCGTGCATGGCATGAAGGTTTGCAGTTGGTTCGTCGCGGTTCTGATCCTCGTCGTGGGTTTGCTGCCTGCCCTGTTTGTGAAGGAGCGCTACTACGAGGCGGAGACAAAGTTCCAGTCTCGCGAACCCTTCTGGCAAAGCATTCGCGAGTCCATCCAATGTCATCCCATGTGGATGTTGATCTCGCTGTCATTCTTTCTGGTCGTCGGCAGCAGCGCGGTCGGGACTCTGGGGCAGTACGTGAATATCTACTACGTCTGCCATGGCGATCTTGCCGTCTCCTCAATCATCACGGGATGGAAAAGCTGCGCGATGGTGATCACCGGCATCCTTTGCATACCGCTCTACACCTGGCTGGGAGAGCGGTATGACAAAAAAAACGTCGTGGGATTCATGCTCGCCGCGAGTTTGCTGGGACATGTCCTGAACTACTTCTTGATGACACCCAAGATGCCCTACCTGCAGATCATACCGGGGATATTTGAGTCCTGCGCCATTGCCGCCGTGTGGCTTTTCGTTCCATCCATGAAGGCGGACGTCGCAGACTATGATGAGCTCAAGACGACGCGGCGGCGCGAGGGCGCTCTGAATGCATTTTATTCCTGGTTCATCAAAGCCGCGCTGACCTGCTCGATGGGGCTCGGCGGGTTGGTTCTCAATGTCTCTGGGTTTGATGTTAGGAAAGCGTCCAATCAGTCGTCGGAGGTGCTCCACTCGATGCTGCTGCTTTATGTCGGCCTGCCGCTCGTCATCTGGGCGTGTGGACTGATCTTTGTCTGGCTATATCCTCTGGATAGGAAACGGATGATCGCGATCCGCCAGCAGCTGGAAGCGCGGCGTGGAGCGCTTTAG
- a CDS encoding beta-galactosidase: MLNSLPRHQRPAKLSRFLFGVSDYPEHWHPEERRNDAAMMAAAGVNIVRMAEFAWDRIEPQPGNFEFSIFDETIDALGTVGIDTILCTLRCRDILERGTGPR; encoded by the coding sequence ATGTTGAATTCTTTACCGCGCCACCAGCGTCCTGCGAAACTGAGCAGGTTCCTGTTCGGAGTTTCCGACTATCCGGAGCATTGGCATCCTGAAGAGCGAAGGAACGACGCTGCAATGATGGCGGCAGCCGGGGTGAATATTGTGCGAATGGCCGAGTTTGCCTGGGATCGGATCGAACCTCAGCCGGGGAATTTTGAGTTTTCGATCTTTGATGAAACCATAGACGCGCTCGGCACTGTGGGGATCGACACGATCTTGTGCACGCTGCGGTGCCGAGATATATTGGAACGGGGTACTGGGCCACGATAA
- a CDS encoding beta-galactosidase trimerization domain-containing protein — protein MPRRRYHELAQEGAEFARIGDRILGTTLSVKGAVLIDSDQDEAHQTLPMGLPSPDDQRRVILRELLRRKIAAGFINARDSFEGLKVIFMPGFILVDEDLAARLADFVKDGGLLVATARSATRHRNNRACEFAPPAFLNDVFGVTIEEFGKLEHGSIDLEVGKWTSVESGGAIWCGHHRKPDDSMSYWALLSR, from the coding sequence ATGCCCCGACGTCGGTACCATGAGCTTGCCCAGGAGGGAGCGGAGTTCGCCCGCATCGGCGACCGGATTCTTGGTACCACCCTCTCGGTGAAGGGCGCTGTTTTGATCGACAGCGATCAGGACGAGGCTCATCAGACACTGCCGATGGGGCTTCCCTCCCCGGATGATCAGAGGCGGGTGATCCTGAGAGAGCTTTTGCGCCGAAAGATTGCGGCTGGGTTTATCAACGCACGCGACTCCTTCGAGGGGCTTAAAGTCATTTTCATGCCCGGGTTCATTCTAGTGGATGAGGATCTGGCGGCGAGGCTTGCAGATTTCGTGAAAGATGGCGGATTGCTGGTGGCCACTGCGCGCTCAGCGACCCGGCATCGGAACAACCGCGCCTGCGAATTTGCTCCGCCCGCCTTTTTAAATGATGTCTTCGGCGTGACCATCGAGGAGTTTGGCAAGCTCGAGCATGGCTCGATCGACCTTGAGGTTGGCAAATGGACTTCTGTGGAGTCGGGAGGCGCCATTTGGTGTGGCCATCATCGAAAGCCTGACGACTCCATGAGCTATTGGGCGCTTCTTTCTCGCTAA
- a CDS encoding helix-turn-helix domain-containing protein, with the protein MPGKVQSLQRAFRLLYLVAGRDEGCSVREMADGAGLKLITAYNLIRTLESEGFLRRSEPPLRFHLGYAVQELKQLNDGRGLLKEAVNELLKGQRDMPEASFSVIQWAEGDTYQRIGVEPGRIGRLVRRRECHIHPYAAPGALLFLAFASEAEAELFYRKHPFEKEGTGAWISRDHLERFLVRIRQFGWAQLDSPCDGICRIAAPVWSQGRIVAAFSADSCVRGAAETSRRKLARVCRTLADSLTDRLRCLQRPPAAAVD; encoded by the coding sequence ATGCCAGGAAAGGTTCAATCGCTCCAGCGCGCTTTTCGTCTTCTTTATCTGGTGGCGGGACGTGATGAGGGATGCAGCGTACGGGAAATGGCGGATGGAGCGGGGCTCAAACTCATCACGGCCTATAACCTGATCCGTACTCTGGAATCAGAGGGCTTCTTGCGAAGGTCGGAACCGCCTTTGCGATTTCACCTCGGCTATGCAGTGCAGGAACTGAAGCAGCTAAACGACGGGAGAGGGTTGCTCAAGGAAGCTGTCAACGAGTTGCTTAAGGGCCAGAGGGATATGCCCGAGGCAAGCTTTTCCGTGATTCAGTGGGCAGAAGGAGACACCTATCAGCGAATCGGGGTGGAGCCGGGACGAATCGGGCGTCTTGTTCGGCGTCGAGAGTGTCATATTCATCCGTACGCGGCGCCAGGAGCGCTGCTCTTTCTCGCCTTTGCGAGCGAGGCAGAGGCAGAGCTTTTTTATCGGAAACATCCGTTTGAAAAGGAAGGAACCGGCGCGTGGATATCCCGGGACCATCTCGAGAGATTCCTTGTCAGGATTCGACAGTTCGGCTGGGCCCAACTTGACTCTCCATGCGACGGCATCTGTCGAATAGCAGCTCCCGTTTGGTCGCAGGGTAGGATTGTTGCCGCCTTCTCGGCAGATTCCTGTGTAAGAGGCGCAGCGGAGACCAGTCGGAGGAAACTCGCGCGCGTATGCCGGACACTGGCGGATTCGCTCACCGACAGGCTGCGCTGTTTGCAACGACCTCCTGCTGCCGCGGTCGATTGA